In Cinclus cinclus chromosome 1, bCinCin1.1, whole genome shotgun sequence, the sequence CTGAAAAAACATGGcaataaataaagaaatgggaagaaacaTACTGGGATGAGGGGGAGAATATCGGGATGAAAGGAGAACTATCTGGATGGAGCACAAAAACTTCAAAACGTGGCAGAAAAGTTATGAAACCAGGGAAAAATCTCAGGATCAGGCAGAAAAACATTGGGATGAGGCAGAAAATGCCCAGACTTCAGGAGGGAGGTGGTGGCACTTGTTCATGATAGAGGCTCCGAGCTTTTCTGGCCTCTGATATTTTTCCCAAATCAAAAGGAGAAGTAGTCCAGGGCTATGTGGGCATTGGGTTTGTAAGTCCAGACAAGGTTGGTTCTCCCGGAattctccagcagctgggaaatctCTGCAGCGGCTGCCGCCAAAAGTTCCTCATCCACATCCTCTTTAAAATCCCAACCAAATCGCGATGGGTCCCCCCTGTAGCATTCCTTGGGATGAGGATACATGACCAGCTGGAGATCCGGAAGCTCTAAGGTTTTCTGGAGCAGATCCTTGAGCGCAGCCATGGACAGGGGATTGTGGTAGAGTCCCAGGAAGCGCAGGCGGGAGCAGCGCAGGAACGTCGGGATCAGCATGTCCAGGTGGGAGTCGGTCATGAAGCATCCCATGAGATCCAGGTACAGCAGTGAGGCCGAGGTTTTCTCCAGGAGGAGCCGGAGCGGCTCCAGGAGGCCTTGGGAGAAGTTGTGGCCGCTCAGATCCAAGATTTTGAGGGCCGGAGCATGGAAGCTTTGGGAGAGGAAGGCAAGGtcggtgggaaggagggagcagaaGGCCAATTCCAAGCTTTCCAATGGAGCCTGGAGGTCGCtggcaggagggaagagggagaggtgAAGCCCAAGGGAGGATTGGTAGGAGCGGGGGGAATGTTGGGATTCCTGAGGGAAGTGCGGGGAATGAGAGCTGGGATTGCATCTGTGGAATTACAGGATTGTGGGATGGGTGAGAGAGAGAGCTCCAAGAGCTCCAAGAACATAGAGTTCAACAActgaaaatcctggaattttggAATGATGGGATCACAGAGTTATGAAATGGATGCTGTTAGGAATGCTATCCAAGACGATTAAGTTTGAATTACAAAAATCTTGGGATTATGGGAATTATGGGGTCATGgagtcatggaatcatggatTCACTGTGGTTGGGCAGAATCTCTTAAAACCATCAAGTTCAATCTTTGAGAATACTGGGATTATGGGAGCATAGACCGGGAAATTGTGGAATTTTGGAGTTATGGGGTTCTGGAGCCATTATAGTTGGAAAGGGCTTctggatcatcaagtccaacctttgggAATCTTGGTATCAAGGAATTCTGGAATCATGCAATCATGGAGTCCTGGACTATTGGGATAATGGGATCATGGGAACCTGGGATCACTAAGATTGGAAAAACTCTCAGGGAGCATCAAGCCCAaactttgggaattctggaatcAAGGATTGGAATAATGGAATCATGGGAATATTGGGATATTGAAATCTTGGAATCATGTGATCATTAAGGTTcgaaaagacctccaagatcgTGAAGTTCAGCCTTCGAGAAtcctggaatcacagaattctgGCATCTTAGAATTATGGGACAATGGAGTGACAAACTATTGGGATAACACAATCATGGGAATATTGGGACAATTAAATCCGGGAACCATGGGATCGCTCAGGTTGGAACAGACCCCCAAGATCTCTTACGCCAAACCTCAGGACAGGGGAAGGCTCCGCTCTATTGGGAACTCACCAGAGGATGTGGCACAGATTCCCGGACAGCGGGGAAGATCGCAGGTTGAGCTCCCGGAGGCTGGACAGCATTCCCAGCTGCCTGGACACGCAGCGGATTCTCTTGGCCATGTCTGGTGTTGGGTGCCGCAGGTCCACGTCACAGTACCAGAGCTTGAGGCTGCGCAACTCCGGGAAGCGGAAGAGGTGTGGCAGGATCACTGACAGCCCAGTCAATCCTAAACTGCTGAAGCAGAGATTCACCCTCCGCAGAGAGGACGGATCCAGAGATTCCAACAAAGTCACAATCCTGGATGCCGGAATGTACCCTGCTTGGAATTCGCGGCACTTGAGGCGCAACAGGCCGGCGGCTCCAGCCTGGAGCGCATCGCACTGCAACTTGTCCGACCATACATCGATACACAGGTCGGCGTGGATGTCCACACCCGGGGACTGTGGAGcggctgtggctgctccagaaTGGCCTTTGTGCCGCTTGAATCCACACcactggaattcctgctggtACTTGGACACCTCCACGCAAGCCTTGGCCAAAACACCGGTGATGAACGAGGTATTCAACCCAGCAGGAGTGCGGCCAGGCACAGAATCCGAGAGTCCAGTCATGTCCAGCATGCGCAGGctaaaaaaatgggaatgaaccATCAGGAAAACACACTAGGATGGACGGAGGAATTGGAGATTGATGCCATggcaaaatccccaaaacccacctggaatGGCAGCCAGGCTCTTCCAGCTCCCGCTTGAGCTGCTCCACCACAGCCTGGATGACGGCCTGGACACAGTCCTTGCAGGAATGATCCCGGAGCAGCTTGTGGTGCCCAACGAGCTTCTGGGAGTGGAGCTCTGAGAAAGGCCAAGTGGCCACCAAATCTCGCAGGACCAGGGGTCTCCCATCCAGGAATGCCACTTGGAAAAGGATGGGATAGAGACCAGAAGGAAGGGCGGGAAGAGGGTGGTGGGCGACGACGTGGCGGGCACAGAGGAAAGCGAGGGAATCCATGGATTCTGGGGGGCTGCGGGAATTAGGTGAAATTGGGGGGACTCGTGAAATAGAGAAGTTGAGAATCAAGCATCAAGAATTGCTTTGACTAAAAGCCGGCTGACAAAACTGTACCTTTACTGTAATTTATGGTGCTTACAGTAGAAAAAGAGGAGAGCAAGGCCCCAGGGTGAGATCAAGAGTTAGAGTGCGCAAAGAGGATGCAAGGACAAAGGCACCACAGGATAAGGCGGTCCTCAGACCCCGGAAACCTGGAAAACTGGTATCAAAGTCCGGAAAATGACCAAAGTATGAAAAAGAGAGCATGGCCAAGGAGGCAAGGTGAAGAGTTCTTCTGATAGGAGACTATTTCCTTCATCCCAAAGACCCCCAGATGACCACCAGAGCAACCAAAAAGGAACAAAGCGCAGCGGCAAAGAGGCGAGGAGTTCATTTCAGAATGAAGCGGCGATAGGCAATGAATCTGTAGGAGGGGTATTGTGTAGTCCCAGTTTGTGGAGAATAAAAGGAGAGGCGCAGGTCGCCAAAGGTGTGCatgtttttggaggagctatccCCCATGCAcctgtgataattgataaaagattcgtgttaaTCTTAAGTTTTGGAGTTTGTATTCAGGTAAGACATGGAACTAGATAAAgtgaaatatattattaaaaccatcctgtttaaatccccctgttataTATATTGTGCTTTCTAAGTAATTtatatttgataccagtttgcaaaacgaggttttcccacagcctgaaagattttgcaaaatcagatttcgtgcctttgtgtaatcaattgcaacctatctgctaagaccagacttcccacttctgctgttctttatctaccaaaaccagatggttacttgacaaattgtccaGAGATTTAACACAAGCGGTCCCACGAATGTTTTTTttgaccaccactgcttacctggcagaattatgacaacaaaaaaataacaattattgattactacaaggaaaaccgTACTATAAAAAAGGAGTtgcaaaccaaggttcaacGGAGCATGGAGTGGGCAGTGACCCTgcacgttccccagcgctgcttgctccgtctatatcaaataaagcaacctAAATATTGCTAAATTTCgagattttttgtttctcatatAAAACACACCTCAGCGCTGAATCAATACATACCTACTCTTATAACTTATTTTGCGGGTTATAGAATGTTTTTCCGCGATTCATGCCCAGAATGAGGAACCACCGGGGGAGAATTCCTGGGAAACCCCGAATCCAAGGATATCCCGAAGAAAAGGGAAGCTGTGGGAGAAGTGGAGGCGGTGTTGTGAGGGTAACCGCAGCGCTGCTCCCTAAAAAGAGGCTCCCAAAAtacctcccctccccccacaaTCACTGCCACTCCACAACCCGTCAAGGATCCCGAAACTCACCGGGAATCTGGAAATACTCACAGGGATCCCCAAATTATCCCAAAGTCACCTCAGAGATGCCCAAAAgtggccccgccgccgccccccccccccattgtcTGACGGCAATTCGAATTCGACCCCAGAACGTACGAAGTTACACTTCCGTGTCTGCGCGTGATAACAGCCAATCAGAGAGCGAGACCCACCCTGGAGGCGGATCCTCGAGTTTTAATAGGTTCGCAGAGCTGTCTGTCATTGTTTTAGTTCATCTTATTCACTGCGGAGCGACGTGGGCGGACGCTTTAAAATTCCGCCTTTCCATTTCCTCATTCGGCTGTCAATCACTCCTCACTGCCTTACCATTGGCTGGCGATTGGTGGGGGGCCGGCATTCGTTTTGAAGTGACTGTGGGGTCACGGCCGTGCCTCCCTCGATCCCCGATCCCCGACGACGACCCCTCATCCCAGACCCCGATGCCGATCCCTGATCTCGCGGCCATGGAGCGGCAGCAGGAGGCTGAAGGTGCTGCTGAAGCGCTGGGAAGCGGAATTCCTGCGGGAACGGCGGCGGAAACCCAGCCAGGTGCTCCTGAGGGGCCACGGCGGGAATTtttgaggggggggggaagtccCTGAGGGGCATCCCTGGAAttggggaaaagatgggggcCTGGTTTGGAGGTTCCCAGGGTGGTTTGCGGCTGCTGGGGTGGGTCTTTATGGTAGATTAAGGGGGGTCCTGGAATTGGGGATGTTGATTTAGTCGGGtccttggtttgttttggggtgtcctTGGGATGGTTTTAGGGTGTGAGGAGGTCTTTGCGTTGTTTAGGGAACGGGGTGAGTTTGGTTTAGGCGGGTCCTTGGGATTTTAGGGTGTCTGGAGTCGTTTAGGCCGTCCTTGAGGTGGTTTTCGGGTGCTGGGGCATCTTTGAGGTGATTTAGGGGGCTTTTGAGGCGTCCTTGGTGTGGTTTAGGGAGTTTGGTGTAGTGGGGTCCTGAAGCTTTTGGGGTTTCCTTCACAGTGGCTTTGGGTTGCTGGGAGGGTCTTAAGGGTGGTTTAGGGGTGTCCTGGAACAGGGGTTGGGTTGCTTTAGGGGGTGGGCTGGATATTTCTGGGGTGTCCTTGAGCTGGTTTTGGGGTCCTTGGGTTGGTTTAGGGAGTCCTAGGAATGGGGAAGGTTTGTTTTAGGGGAGTCCTGGGgctttttggggtgtccctggaaTGGGGGAGGCGTATTTGGGGGTTCATGGGTTGTTTTATGAAGTTGGAGAGTGTCTTtgaggtggttttggggttccTGGAATGAAGGGAGTTTGGTTTAAGGTGGTCCTGAGGATTTTTGGCATGTCTTAGGAGTGTTTGAGGGGGCCCTTgaggttggggggggggggcaggggggctTAGGGGTGGTTGATCCTGACGCTTTTGGGGTGTTCTTGGGCTGGTTTTGAAATaccggggggggtggggtggtcACTGGCGAGATTTGGGGGTCCCTGCAATGAGGGGGATAGGTTTGAGGGGGtactgggggtttttggggtgtccttgagagtggtttttggggtgctgggggtgtcTTTGGGGTGGTTTTCTCATCTGAGGATGTATTAGGGTTGGTTTTAGGAATCCCTGGAATGGGGCAGGTTTGTTTCAGGGGGGTCCCGGGgctttttggggtgtcccgCGGTGACCCGGAGCAGGCAAACAGGGCCATGGCTCGGCAGTTTTTGCGCTGCAGTTGgcgcaggcagggctgcaggtttTCTTGCTCATGAGGTTTTCTGTGCGTTGTTTGCTGTGTTTCTATTACAACTATTACTATTataactattattattattgttatatCATTCCTCCCATCCGCCATCCTCTAGCCAGGTGCCACTTCAGAATAGGTCTGAGGCCCTGGATCTAGAGAGGCAGCCAGATGATTGAGATGATTTAGAAGAAAATGATCTGCCCAGTGAGCCTCCCCCATTACGATTTGTCTGAAACACGGATCAGCACCTCTGAGATCCCAAAGAAAAGAAGGGGAATCGTGGTGGCTGAGTCCCTTGTGAGGGGAACAGAGGGCCCCACATGTGGACAGGAGCCATcccacagggagctgtgctaCCTCCCTGGGGCCCGGGTACGGGATATCACTGAGAGACTCCCGGGGCTGATCCAGCCCTCTGATTATTCCCCACTGCTGATAATCCGGGCTGGCAGGGATGAGACGGAAAAGAGGAGCATCAGGGCAATTCAAAGGGACTTCAGGGCACTGGGCCAAGTGGTCGATAGGACAGGAGCacaggcccagagagtggtgctGCACGGTGGCAGACAGATCCAGCTGGGGATCATTCACCAGTCGTGTCCCTCAGTGTTGTAATGCAAGGGCTCggtgctggggccagtcctgttccatatttttattgatgacatgGTTGAGGGTATTGAGTCTCTCATCAGGAAATTTGGagatgacactaagctgggagcTGAGACGCTGGAGTaaatccagaggagggaacaagGTTGGTGAGGTgcatggtctagttgaggtgttagggcaggggctggactCGATgctcttgaaggtctcttccaactcaggaaTTCTTTGAATTCTGTGAAAACGCcatcaaatcccaaaatcctccGAAtcccaaaaaagcccaaatttcAAAAAAACCTCTGCCGCACCATCAGTGAGCCAGGTAGACCAGCTAGTGTCAACAGTCTCAGAGACCTTAAAAACAAATGGTTTTGAACTCGcaagtgcaaaaataaaaaagggaccATGTATAACCTTTTTGGGAGTGGGAATTTCAAGCTCCTACATAACCCCTTCCCAGACAAAAATACGCTGAGACATCAAGACGCTCCACGTCGTGCAGCAGCTGGTAGGATCCCTACAATGGCTCCGCAACATCGTTCTGATTCCTCCCGAGGTCATGGAACCCTTAAATGATTTCTTGAGAGGAAAACACCCATGGGAGGGGAAAATTCTGACACCAGAAGTGACAAGCTCACTCGATTTTATCGAACAGCAAATGTCAGTGAGCACGCTCGCCAGATGGGACTCGGGCGCATCAATCAATTTATACGTCCACTTTACAAAGAAAGGGGGAGTAGGAGCGCTAGCCCAAGGGCCCCCCGACAAAGCCCAACCAATAAAATGTGTGATCTTCGGAAAGCCGTCACGCGCATTTTCCCCGGGAGTTGAGTGTCTTAGCAACCTTATAATGAAAGGCAGGAAACTTGCCCTAAGGCACTTGGGCAACGAACCCGCCAAGATATATCTGCCCTTCCACAAACAGCTTTCCACGCAATCAACTACAGTATCAGAGCATCTAGCCATAGCCCTTGCTGGTTTTGGAGGAGAGATCCCCTATGCAGCAAAACCCCCTTGGATTCAGCTGCTTGCGATTGTCGACATTAATCTCCCGCCGAAAGTCATTGACCGACTGCAAGCAGGACCGACGATCTTCACAGACGCATCTTCGCTAACCTCAACCGCAACGACGGTATGGCAGTCAGGAGAACAGTGGCAATGCATCAAAACAACCAACCCTACGCTTTCAGCTCAGCAACTCAAAGCAGCCGCCGTAGTGCTGGTGTGTGGACTCTTCCCAGAAGAGCACCTCAACATCGTAACCGACTCTATATTTGTGGCCAAGCTCTGCCTAGCCATGTCTGGGCCCGGTGTGTCAGTGTCCACGGTGGCTGTGATGCTTGAAGAGGCACTTTTTTCGCAAAAAGGCACCATATCTGTCATCCACGTTAACAGCCATAATCCAGTTAAAGGATTCTTTCAAATTGGTAGCGACAAGGCAGACACCGCCGCAAAAGGACCGTGGACACTGAGCGATGCCCGTCAGCTACACGAGTCTCTTCACATCAGACCTAAAGCACTAGCAGAAAAATGCAGGATTTCAACTGCTGATGCAAAACACATCGTAGCCACATGCCCCCACTGCCAAAAGTCACCACTGAGGTCCAGCAGAATCATCCCCAGAGGCCTTAAAGCCTCAGAAATATAGCAAAAGACTTTACCCTATGTCAGCTGCTAAAATCCCGAGCGTGGCTTGCAGTGACTGTAGACACATATAGCGGAGTGATCGTGGCCACACAACACCTAAAAGCTGACTCCAAAGCAACCATCCAACACTGGCTAACAGCCATGGCGTGGCTTGGCGTTCCAAAGCAGATCAAGACAGACAATGGCccaaattttgtttcaaaatcgAGCCGAGCATTTGTTTCAACATGGGGTATCACTTTAATACATGGCATCCCATACAATAGCACCAGGCAGGCCATTGTTGAGGGAGCAAATCAAACTCTGAAAGCCAAATTAGAAGTATTAGCAAAAACAGAGGGCTTTACTAATTCCATTCCCCCAGGAGACCAAGCGCACATACTGGCAACCTCTCTGTTAGCACTAAATCAATTTCCCAGGGGAGATGAGACAAACAGTCCCGCCCAGAGACACTGGGCCACCCGAGCACTAGAGGAAGGCCCACAGGttgtaattaaaaatgaacTGGGGGAATGGGAACAAGGTTGGAGACTAGCGCTCACGTGGCGAGGGTACGCAGCTGTTAGAAAAGACGGTAGAGTCAAATGGTGTCCACTTAAGTCAATCAAATCAGACCTTCAGAGTAGGACTAATGAGAATTGTGAGGCTTTATTTGCAGGACTGGATCCTTGGATGCCCGCGCAATTTGTACACCCCAGTACCAGAGGAAAGTGACGAATCATCGAGCAACCCGACAGTGCCCAAGAATCCCACGCCAGTGAGATCCAGGCAACAATGGTATCTTTGTGTAATTTTGCTTTTAGGATTTGTTGGCAGAGGGCAGGCTGATGCAAGGCATTACCCTCACCAGCCATTCAGGTGGGTTCTACGCCATCTTTCAAGCGATAAGGCAATCAAAGAAACCATCACACCGGACAGCCCATTTTTTGAGTTTGAGTTAAGAGACATTTTTCCCCCACAACTAGGATTCCCCAATTTTCAGGGTTCATCACTGTACCAGACCTATTGGTGCCCTGCCTCCAACCCAGgtaaaaattactgtaattatcCAGGGTACAGATACTGTGGATATTGGGGGTGTGAAACTATCGTGACAAGCGATAGATGGCAACCGCAGCAACCTGATAAGTTCCTGCAAGTCAAGTATGCACCCCATGGCTGTCGCGAACCAAAATTTGGAGCTGACAAGCAAATATATACGCCCCAAGATGGGAGGAGACACACTTGTAAGAACTACATAATGACAATTTTGCAGCCGACCCATAGGAGTTAGGCCACGGGTAAAGTGTGGTCGGTGTTTGTTCGCGCCTTTCGCGACAGCTGGGTGAACATACAAATTATCAGGCTCCTACCGTCAGTATCCCGAGCAATCGGACCCAATCAGATTTTTACAATAAGCGGATCCAAGACAGAGACTGCAACTAGCACCAATTTTATGCCTAATGCACAAATATTAAATCCTACCTCCACCCCATCCAGCTTTTTAGCTAAGTCAGTTCCTTACGATCCATTTCTTAGTGTGATGAACAATACCTTTTTGTCGTTGAACCAATCAAACCCGAACCTTACAAGGTCATGCTGGTTATGCTATGATGCGAAACCGCCTTTTTATGAGGGCGTTGTccttaatgtttcttttaattattcaaCGGCAAAAAATCCACACCAGTGCAGGTGGGACACCCCCCGTAGAGGAATTACCTTGAGTCAGGTCACAGGCCAAGGCAAGTGCTTTGGCAATGCAACCTTAGCAAGACAGATGGGCAATATCTGCACTGAATTTATTGAGCCTACTACAACCGACAAGTGGGCGATCCCATCCGTATCAGTAATGTGGGTCTGCCAGCAATCCGGAGTGAGCCCCTGTGTGCTCCTTGATAAATTCAATAAATCTGTTGACTTTTGTATCCAAGTTTTAATTGTTCCTAGAGTCCTGTATCACCAAGAGGAAGAAGCGTATCACTTTTTAGAGGAACCCAACCGGCTCCACAGAAGGGAAGTAATAACAGGCATAACCATTGCGATGCTCCTCGGCCTAGGAGCCACCGGCGCAGCCACAGGTTTTTCGGCCCTGGTAACCCAACACCAAGGACTTTCTCAGCTGCAAATGACCATTGACGAGGTCTTACAAAGAACTGAGAAACCCATCTCCTTTCTAGAGAAATCTGTCTCCTCGCTTTCGGAAGTCGTCCTGCAGAACGGGCGAGGACTGGACCTCTTGTTCATGCAACAAGGAAGCCTGTGTGCCGCCTTGAAAGAAGAATGCTGTTTTTATGCAGGCCATACCGGAGTCGTACGAGACTCAATGACCAAACTAAGAGAAAGGTTAGctcacagaaaaagagaaagagaagccaAACAAGGATGGTTCGAGTCATGGTTCAACAAGTCTCCATAGCTGACCACCCTTGTTTCCATTTTAATAGGCCCTCCTACCTTGATACTCCTGACGTTGATTTTCGGGCCTTGCATACTAAACAAATTAGTGTCACTTGTTAAAAACCATTTAGAAAAAGTTGACATTTTATTTGTTGATCGCCAACAATCGCTTTGAAGCGCGATTATTATAGACACGTTATATCACCTTTTACAACTTATTATGTTAGTTTTACTTACCATTTAATAGCCTTTTTAATAgcctttgtattttttataaCGTTCATGTTTTCTACGTTTTTTAGTTAATCATATGGGGGGGAATGTGGATAATTAGGGATAGGCGATCGGAAGGTATCGCGTTGTGACGGAACCCCTCCCCTCAATAGTTAAAGTTACTTAACCCCCTTTAGTTAGCCAGCAACATCCAGTTTACGACGCAAGCAGAAGGAAGTGACGCGGTAAACCCAAGCTATATAACCCCAGTGAACCTACTGCTAAACGCCATTTGCCGTCCACCATACTGGTGTCTGTGAGCTTATGGCCCGAGAGGCCTGCGGTTGGCCGACGTGCCGTTCCTGAACCGGGTCGCCACACCTCAGTGAAGGCAACAAACCTCTATTCCTctcaaacacccaaaatcccacccagaaAGCCCAAATCCCATattccaaaccccaaaaccttaaAAATCCAAATCCTAAAGGccacacaaaaacccaaaaaaccctcaaacccCAGAAACACAAAATCGTCCCGAAAAAAACTCAGTCCAAAAAACCCAGATCGTCTTGAAAATACCCAAagcccaaaaaatcccaaatcccacaaaaatcccaaatcttcACCTCTGGTCCATTTTTCCCTTCCAGGCTGACATCTAGGAGGCTCCGCAGAAATCCCGCAGTGAGTTTGGGGAAAATGTGGGGATTTTGGTGCCTCAAAACctccagaaaaaataaaaatctctcaATCTTCCCCGAGCTGTCCATGGTGATGCACGGAATAAAAACACTCGCGGGTTCCAGGCCCCGGGCGCTGCCCCTGCAGGTACCGGGGCCCCGGGCGCGCGCAGAGCCGCAGCAGCGCCCCCACCCTCATGGCGACAGCCACCGGTGATCCCTGACACGGCCGGGCCGCCTCCCTGTCGCGACAGGCGACAGCGACAGCAGCGCCACCGGCGGCACCCGGAAGTGGCCGGGCGAGGGGGACCGGAATGTGTGCGCACCTCGGGTGGTGCGGCGGTGAAAAGGTTCCGGGGGGAAGCGGAAGTGGAAGGAGAGGGCCCGGGGGTTGGTGCCGCCGCTATAGGGGCGCCTATGGATCT encodes:
- the LOC134043744 gene encoding leucine-rich repeat-containing protein 14-like produces the protein MDSLAFLCARHVVAHHPLPALPSGLYPILFQVAFLDGRPLVLRDLVATWPFSELHSQKLVGHHKLLRDHSCKDCVQAVIQAVVEQLKRELEEPGCHSSLRMLDMTGLSDSVPGRTPAGLNTSFITGVLAKACVEVSKYQQEFQWCGFKRHKGHSGAATAAPQSPGVDIHADLCIDVWSDKLQCDALQAGAAGLLRLKCREFQAGYIPASRIVTLLESLDPSSLRRVNLCFSSLGLTGLSVILPHLFRFPELRSLKLWYCDVDLRHPTPDMAKRIRCVSRQLGMLSSLRELNLRSSPLSGNLCHILCDLQAPLESLELAFCSLLPTDLAFLSQSFHAPALKILDLSGHNFSQGLLEPLRLLLEKTSASLLYLDLMGCFMTDSHLDMLIPTFLRCSRLRFLGLYHNPLSMAALKDLLQKTLELPDLQLVMYPHPKECYRGDPSRFGWDFKEDVDEELLAAAAAEISQLLENSGRTNLVWTYKPNAHIALDYFSF